A genomic window from Microvirga sp. TS319 includes:
- a CDS encoding 2-hydroxyacid dehydrogenase, translating into MASSVVKVFYNSLGTPEIYDLMQRLKPPSLELVLLDRDDDGERVAKVRECEAIIAAATRLTRRTIEAAPRLRFVQHQGVGYHDTVDVSALAERGIRLAVSTAGTIGVAEHAVMLALAAARRLTFADPELRTGRWHANSLRPVSMELAGKTVGYVGMGRIGQAAAERFRGFRTKGLYADPNVRLPPEREEELGLAPASLDRILREADVVTLHLPLTSDTRNLIGRDELSLMKPNSILINTARGGIVDEDALAAALKEGRPGAAGIDVFETEPVTANHPLALLPNTVLTPHIAAGTWDSFVGKMDTVLSNIAAFFDGRPLQNEIVLGPAPDRSAALLDIARRGP; encoded by the coding sequence ATGGCATCGTCCGTCGTCAAGGTCTTCTACAACAGCCTCGGCACGCCTGAGATCTACGACCTCATGCAGCGTTTGAAGCCGCCGTCCCTGGAGCTTGTCCTCCTGGACAGGGATGACGACGGGGAGCGCGTCGCCAAGGTCCGCGAATGCGAAGCGATCATCGCGGCCGCAACGCGCCTGACGCGCCGAACCATCGAGGCGGCTCCTCGCCTGCGCTTCGTCCAGCACCAAGGCGTCGGCTATCACGACACCGTGGACGTGTCGGCGCTGGCCGAGCGCGGCATCCGCCTCGCGGTCAGCACGGCCGGAACCATCGGGGTCGCGGAACATGCGGTCATGCTGGCGCTCGCCGCGGCACGGCGCCTGACCTTCGCCGACCCGGAACTTCGGACCGGTCGCTGGCACGCCAATAGCCTGCGACCGGTTTCCATGGAACTTGCAGGCAAAACGGTCGGGTATGTTGGAATGGGCCGCATCGGCCAGGCAGCAGCCGAGCGCTTCAGAGGTTTTCGGACGAAGGGTCTCTACGCCGATCCGAACGTGCGCCTGCCGCCCGAACGTGAGGAGGAGCTCGGGCTCGCGCCCGCATCCCTCGACCGCATTCTGCGCGAGGCCGACGTGGTCACTCTTCATCTGCCGCTGACCTCGGACACCCGCAACCTGATCGGGCGCGACGAACTCTCTCTGATGAAGCCCAACTCCATCCTCATCAACACCGCGCGTGGCGGGATCGTGGACGAAGACGCTCTTGCGGCGGCCCTGAAGGAGGGTCGGCCCGGTGCTGCAGGCATTGACGTTTTCGAAACGGAGCCCGTGACGGCAAACCACCCGTTGGCCCTCCTGCCCAACACGGTCCTGACGCCTCACATCGCGGCCGGAACCTGGGATTCGTTCGTGGGCAAGATGGATACGGTCCTGTCCAACATTGCGGCCTTCTTCGACGGGAGGCCATTGCAGAACGAGATCGTGCTCGGACCTGCACCCGATCGTTCGGCAGCACTCCTCGACATCGCACGTCGAGGCCCTTGA